The Coccidioides posadasii str. Silveira chromosome 2, complete sequence genomic interval ACCCGCAGCcaaaacaacaacaacaaccaGCGCCATCTTCCTCCCAGTCTGTGGCGGTCACCACTACTCGTCGACAATACTACGTTGATGCCATGGATGTCCGAGGCCTCACGCTTCGCAGCAAGTCCCGTCGTCCCCAGATCAGTGCTCCGAAGCCCATCGTCGATCCCAACTCGGGCTCCAGCAGGTCTCCCGGCGGCCTCCCCTCCGCGACCCCACGCCCGCAGCGCAATGGAGGAGCGACGTCGGACCTCGTGAAGAGACGGTACTCCGCCAAATTCAACCAATTGCCCAACTTCGCTGTCGGAGAAGCCCCTCCCGTCCCAAGTCTGCCGGCCAATGTTCGCTCTGCGAACGCCAGCCAGGAGCAGATCTCCGACCGCCCATCGACCTCTTCATCGTCGCAGCCGCTGCGTGTCGAGATAAAGGCGCTCAAGGACCCCGGCCTACAGGTGGACAACTGTACATGCTCATCTGCGACTCCCAGATCCCAACCGTTACTGACACACGCATCATAGATGTCGCGAACTTGCTCGCAAATGCCTCTGAGCAGGACATCAGAGAGTACCAAACCAGCCTTCGCAAACTCAAAAACAGGACTTCCGCCGACCTTCAGCAGAGCGTCTACCAGAACCGCACCCAGTTCATCAAGATCAGCAAGGAGGCCGAGAAGCTCAAGGAGGAGATGAGCACGCTCCGGGGACTCATGTCCGAACTCACCACCGCACTGGGCCAGGCCGGTGCCACCACCGGTTCGAACGGATCTCCCAGTCTCGAAGAGACTTTGGTCGGAAGAAGACATGCAAACCGTAGCTCCGTCGCTAACCTGGAGAGCATGTGGAGTATCCAGCTACAGACGCTCTGGAAAACTGTCGAGAGGTCGCAGAAATTCCTCCCCGCGATTCCAGGGCGGCATATCGTCCTCGAATCCGGCCAGTGGATAGAACTGGACTCTGCAACGTGGAAGCCCAGACGCCCCGTCCACATCGTCCTGCTGAACGACCATCTGCTCGTGGCAGCGAAGAAACGGAAACGCATGGACCCCAATAGCCagaacaacagcaaagcgCCTGCGCCGACAAAATTAGTCGCGGAAGAATGCTGGCCTCTTCAGGACATCGACCTCATCGATCTCGGCGCGAACCTGGACAGCGACTCAGCCGATGATAGCGAGGAACCCGCGGTTCCCAATGCGGTCAATATCCGGTATGGCCCAAAGTCTTTCACCTATCGAACCGACCAGCGCAACGTTAGGGCCAAGAACGACCTCGTGATGACGTTCAGGAAAACTGTCGAAGAACTCCGAAAAGGTCTAAAGACGGAAGCAGAAGCAGCGGCCAAGTCAACTGAATTGATCAGCGGCAGCCAATCGCTATCCCGACGCTCGGAGATGTTCGATTCAGATGCTCGTGACAAACTAGACATCCTCATCGACGTAGATGGAAAACAGCAGAACATGAAATGGGTAGACGGCCAATTGGATGAGTTGGATATCAACATCGCCCTTCAGCAGTTCGAAGACGCGGTCGCACGGGTCGAAAAGCTGCGTAAACTAACCAAAACGCTAAGAGGAAATCTCACGGCCCAAGATGTGATCAATTCGAAAATCGACGTGCGAGCCGGGAAGCTTGCGGAAATTCTCATCCGTGCCCTTGTTGATACTCATTCTTTTTTGAATGCAACCAAGTTGAACATCAGCTGGCTGACTCGACTGGGATTTGACGATCGCGCCCGGGAGGCATACCTCCGAGCAAGGTCAGAAGTGATGACCAAACGGGCTAGGTATTTACGCTCTATAATCCGCCTGTCAATTCCTCTTTCTAACAGCACATTTTAGACACTGTGTCTTCGAAGGTGACCTTCCCCTCTACATCTTCCAGGTTTCGTTTATCTATTTCACCATGATCAAAAACACCATCGGCATCTATCAGCAGTGCTTCCCGTCCAACATGACCAGTGCCTGTATAAAATGGGCCAAAGGACACTTGGATGCCTTCAACGCCACCCTATCGAGACAGCTGAGCAGCGTGGAACCGGATTCCCAGATCTGGGTGAGATGCATGGACATTGTGCATGAGCATGCCGGCACCTTAGCGGAAGTTGGTGTTGATTTTAAGAATCTGATTCACCTAGACGGAAATAACCACAACGGGCATTCAGGGGGTGCCGGGGCTGAAAGCTAGGTGATGGTTTTGAGCTTCTCTTAGTTTTGCTGTATGTTTTGATGTTTCGTCCGCCGTCGTTAGCTCTATCATGAGTCTTTCTATTTTGCATCTTTCATCATACCCCATTGATAATGCGTCCGCTTATCAATCTGATCTGCATCCTTATTCCTTGCTATCTAAAGTTTGGATTTTTTTTACTTCTCCAATTGATGGCATTCATGTTTCCTATCACAATCCGCATGCATACTATCCTTCTTCCAGTCCAACATTTGCTGTGACTCTTTTGCCACTCTCTTCACCCCCTTGATCAACATGGAGCCACCCATCCTCTGCCAGTATTTCTTCCATCAACTTAGAGTGTTCCATACTGCTAAATGCTTGTGCTACTTTCCTGAATGGAGCTAAAGAGCAACTCTTGCTCATGTAACTATAGGCTTATTGGCTTCTTAGCAGTTGTTCAAGACATTGAACAGCTGCCTGCCCAAGCGTTCGAAATCAGCCTCTATGAACAAAATATATCTCTGACCTAGCCAGGTATATCAAGGTTTCTTTGGgggtggggggggggggggggggggggagaagaGTACTGCAGCTTCTTTTGCCCCTGGACCCTCTGGACCCTCTGGACATGACATGTCGTATATTTGATCTCACGTGGATTTTGGTCTTGTCAGAGCCAAAGTTAGTCACTGTTGGCTCACATTAGATCATGTAACATCTCCATTTTTCAGGTTTCATTATTCCCCCAAAAACATTCTCTCGCATTCATCATTCAGCTCCTAGGGCTATTATCCCTCTTCAATCTCGCCACATATGTATGTCGTGTAACCACCAGGTTATAACCTTAGAGGCCCGCCTCCAGGGGCGCATGAGCTGCATTTGACACAAGCAACATGGCCCCCACGTAAACGCTGCTGGAATATCTTCCACTTTTGGTTATTTGGACGCGTCGAATTTTATATTGCTGATGTTCATTATTCGCTTGATAGCAGCAAACCCGGCAAGATGGCATTGAAGTTGTTGCTTCTCATACACAAAATCCGCATTCTATGCTAGCTAACTTACCAGTGTCAAGGTCTCCATTTACCTCACTGAGATTTACAGCCGCAAATACAGGAATCAAATATGTAGAACTTTCTTCGAGAAGGGACTCTTGAAAGCTGATGCTCTATCACGGTTCCACTTTCGCAACCCATTCCAAGATGCTTTCTCGGCATACTTCAGGGGGTTTGGCTTCAGCCACCTTACTGAACCGACCTCCGTCGTCAAAGGGGTCCACAATCCATGgatgctgctgcagctgACGAATTTGCTCCGCGTCCATTGTTCCGTCCTGAAGCCACAACCCATCTTCGTTGAATCTATGCCAATTGAAAAGCCTGGATGTTGCACCCCACGACTGCTCATCTGCATCGCGTTTCGCATCGGGTTTTATCCTGCACAAATAAGTATTATAATCAACAAGAATGATAAGAGTAACTCACTCTTCTAAGTCCCACTTGCTGCCTGTCTCAAAGCATTGCAAATTTACTTTACCAGCTGCCTTGAGTTGGTGCTGCGGACCGGCTGGGAGCCTCTCACCACCTCGCTGATTCCAGTAGCACTTCCATGATAGAGGGATATGTCTATGGCAATAATGAGATCTAATTTCAAGGCCCAAGTTTTCAATAGTCGTCGACCCGAATGGAGGAGCTGGTGTCCATGGGGCCCTGACCTCTGGGCGGCAAAAGTAGGAAAGACTAAACTCATATGCACGGGGAATAGATATATCCATTGAACCATCAGGGTAATATGGTATTTGAAGGAACGATTGATGCGTATCGGTCCAAAAAGCCGCAGTCAGGCAAATAGGGGGAAGGCCGCTTAACACCAAGTTCAGTATGGGCATTGCCA includes:
- the EXO84 gene encoding exocyst complex component exo84 (BUSCO:417470at4751~EggNog:ENOG410PI5R~COG:U~BUSCO:2923at33183), yielding MDVRGLTLRSKSRRPQISAPKPIVDPNSGSSRSPGGLPSATPRPQRNGGATSDLVKRRYSAKFNQLPNFAVGEAPPVPSLPANVRSANASQEQISDRPSTSSSSQPLRVEIKALKDPGLQVDNYVANLLANASEQDIREYQTSLRKLKNRTSADLQQSVYQNRTQFIKISKEAEKLKEEMSTLRGLMSELTTALGQAGATTGSNGSPSLEETLVGRRHANRSSVANLESMWSIQLQTLWKTVERSQKFLPAIPGRHIVLESGQWIELDSATWKPRRPVHIVLLNDHLLVAAKKRKRMDPNSQNNSKAPAPTKLVAEECWPLQDIDLIDLGANLDSDSADDSEEPAVPNAVNIRYGPKSFTYRTDQRNVRAKNDLVMTFRKTVEELRKGLKTEAEAAAKSTELISGSQSLSRRSEMFDSDARDKLDILIDVDGKQQNMKWVDGQLDELDINIALQQFEDAVARVEKLRKLTKTLRGNLTAQDVINSKIDVRAGKLAEILIRALVDTHSFLNATKLNISWLTRLGFDDRAREAYLRARSEVMTKRARHCVFEGDLPLYIFQVSFIYFTMIKNTIGIYQQCFPSNMTSACIKWAKGHLDAFNATLSRQLSSVEPDSQIWVRCMDIVHEHAGTLAEVGVDFKNLIHLDGNNHNGHSGGAGAES